GTCCGCTCTGGAAAGCAGCTACAGGTCCGGCAGGAAGGCGTTTTGATGGAAGGTCAGTTCATTCAGGACGAACTGCGGGCCGCATTGGCCCCGTTCATCGAAAAGGACGTCAGTGTATTTTGCTGGGCACTGCCGGATAGTGGTGGCCCGAACTGGGTGATCCAAATGCAGATCGGCCCGTTTCGTGTGTTGGATAGCTTGCGAGTAAGTCGGGATTTGAGTGACGCCGAAGTGGTGGATGAAGCGATGCGTGCCGCGTGGTCTGATCTGGTTCGCCTGCTGCGGATGCTAAACGCGCAGCCCATTGCTGACCGGTTCGTGCCTTCATGTGACGTCCACCCATTTATGCCAGTGATAGAAGTAACACCTTAACCGACCGGGGCGTTATTCCCAAACCGGTTGGCCAGCCCGCACCGTCAGGTTCCATCAACGGTGCGGGCGATTTCAATCACTTACAGCGGTAAAACTGTGTAACCCAATAGATGGGGGATCGGTCCGCATTGGGCTGGGTACGTACAATTCCTAATCAAAGTTAGGGTTTGAACCCTAAAACAACTTGTGCTAACAAGGTCAGGCACGGGACGAATCGTTCCGGCTTGTTCTTTGACATTGTTGTACTTTTTCGTTCGCTAGGCTTCACGCCGATAATGCGAAATCCCAAAAACACACAGAAAGGAATGCTTATGAAAGCACCTGAAACACCAACCCAAGGTTGGATAAACAAACGCGTCAAAGCGGGTAAGCGCGAAATGAAGGCGATCAAACTGGCGAACGGTAAGGTTCGCGACCATTGGATGGAAATCGGTCGGATCGCTCTGGAAGTGAAGGACAGCGCACCGGTCAAAGGTATGCTGACCGATTGGGCCACCGAAGTGCTTGGCACTGCCACACCTTCGATACTGGCCAGCCGTGCGATCTGGATGCACCAGCATCCGAAAGCGGTCGCACTGGTTCCCGAGAATGCCAACTACCCCGACGCCGTGGTCAAAGAATGGGGAAAGATCGCCAACGCCAAGCTGGACGAATTTGTCGAAGCAGGCCGCAACGATCTTGACGCATTGGCTGCGGAACTGGGTGTCGAAACCACGGATTTGCTGGACGCCAAGGGCGAACCGAAAGGCCGCTACAAAAAGGCCATCAAACGCCGTGACGACAAGCTGGCAAAGCTGGACGAAGAATGGCTGGACCAGCAGACCGCACAGGCCGCACCGGACGTGCAGCAAGCGCAAGAGGCCATCACACCCCATGTGGGCATCATGAACCCGCCAGTGGGTGACACCTTCGCAACGATCCAGACGTGGCGTGAACTGCAACGGCTGCGCGCCAAGCTGGAAGACGAATTGGACGAAGCCGCGTACCGGGTTCTGGCTGCACAGCGTGACGCTTGTGACGGGTCAATGAGCGAAGCCGACGCCAAGGCGGCATATGAAGACGGCCAGATCGTCTGCATCGCTGCGGCTGGCTGCTACATCGCTGACCCCAAAAGCGGCCTGTCATGGTCCACCCATCGCCGCAGATGCGGCAAGGATCACGGCAAAGCCGAACCGTTCAAGGCACGATACGACTACTTCATCCCGCAGTGACGCGGGGTGAAGCCATCAACTGACAAAGGAAACTGACATGACCAAATGGATGATTGTCGGGATGATCGCGGCAACCGCTTTGGCTGTCACATTCCTGACCGACAGCGGGATCGACCTGACCCGCAATGACGACCCGGTGCAGATCGCCATGTGCGAACACATCGATACGGAACTGCGCCGCAGCAAGACCGACTGGGAACAGTCGTTCTGGATCAAGAAATCCGTGGAAAAGGGGTGCGACTGATGAACCGAATGCTGATCAATACGGACCGCTTGTATGTGGCGGGGCGGGACGACAACCGCGAAGTGAAAGTCGGGATCACACAGAATGACTCTGACACACGGGTTCGACAATACGCCAAAACAAACGGCCTGAAAGGCTATGACGGATGGATCAAAAACCTTCGTGAATATCGCATACCCCGGCATCTGATGCGGGAAGATTTTGAAACCGCTGTCCATTGCGCTTTGCGTGTTGATGCGGGGTTGGACCCTAAGCACGTGCATGGAAGCGGACCGCGTGAAATCTTTCCGCTGTCGTTTGAACGGGCGTGCGCGGTTATCGAACTGCAAATCCGACGCGAAGAATACTTCCGTCAGTACAGTCTGCGGCACGAATTGATCCGACCGATTGCCGAAGAAATCCTGTCAACCAAATCGCCCGAAGACATTGCGATCATCCAACGCCGGATCAACAACCTAAAACGATTGGCGGATGCCCAAGCCGAACACCTGACCAAAACGCCCCGCCATTGAGCGGGGCTTTTTTGTTTACCGATCCTGAAACAACAGGTCTTCCCAGCGGTGCATGATGGCCCGTCGTTGGGTCAGGCGTCTGGCGCGGTTGTATGTGCGCTGTACGCCGCGTGCGGTTGATGCCGCTTGGTGGTTCAATATCCGGTCGATGTCGTTTTCATCCTGTCCGTCTTCAGCCAGATGCGTGGCAAAGCTGCGCCGGATGTCTTGGATGCGGAACTGGGTGGTCGGGACATAGGCCGATTGAAACCACCGCTTTTTGACATGGGCCGTCGTCTTGAAATGGGCGAACCGGTTAGGCGTCATGACACCCAGCACGAACGCGCGATCCGCCAGCGGCACAATGTGGCTGGTGCCGTTCTTACTGGTCGGCAAATACATGTCCATGCCCTGCGCACGGCTGGGGCAGAACCGCATCAGGTCGGATGGGCGCTGACCGGTCAGGATCAGCAGTTGCAGGAACTGCGACCATTCCTGCCCTTGGTACGGCGCGGCATTGTAGAGCGCGCGCAACTGATCCAGCGACAGGACGACATCGCGCGGCTGTTCCTTCCCCGGCAGAATCGTCGGGTGCAGAACCGTCCAGTCATGGGATCGGCAGTAGGTGAAAAAGTGGGTGATCGCGGCCCGGTATCGATTGCGCGTGCCACCAGACCAGCGTTTGACCGAATCTGTCAGGTCCGCGTTCGATAATTCTGACACCTGCTTACTTTGGTATTTCCGAAGACAGCGGGCCAGTTGCAGGTACCGTTCGCGCCCGTTTTTCAGGCCGTCCAGATGGTCAGTTTTGTAGCGTTCTAGTGCATCGCGCACGCGCATGGATTCATCCCCTGATAAGTGTACAGGTGTCGCGATGTCCGTGCGTTGTGCCTCAAGTGCCTGCTTTTGCAGGTCATTTTGTTTGGAGGCGAGTACCGGAATCGAACCGGTGTACACGGATTTGCAATCCGCTGCGTCACCACTCCGCCAACTCGCCTTTTCAAGTAAAATCAAATACTTGTCGTGGTGTGCGTGGGGTTTTAGCAGCTTTCCAGGAGGGCGTCCAGTGGATTGCGTGCAAATTTGGCGACAAGAATGAATTTCGCATGAGCTGGCGCCGGATTATTTCGACACCTTGGCTGGGTTGCGGCAACAGGGCCGTTGCTGGTCGGGTCAGGATGTGGCACAAGCCGGACATCTATGGGAATGAGACGAGATATCCAATGACAGATTTCGCAACCCGGCGCCGCACAATGGTTGATACACAGGTCCGACCCTCTGATGTCACCAAATTCCCGATCATCGAAGCAATGTTGAGCGTGCCACGCGAAAATTTTGTTCCAGATGCTCAGCGTGAAGCTGCCTATGTCGACGGTCTGATCGATATGGGCGAGGGGCGCGCTATGATTGAGCCGCGGACACTGGCCAAGATGCTGGATGCGTTGAACATTTCGAATGATGAGATGGTTCTCGATATCGCGCCGGCCATGGGGTATTCCATGGCGGTGGCCGCGCGCATGGCGCAGTTGGTCGTTGGAGTGGAAAGTAACGAGGCACTGGCGGCTGAGGCGCAAAGCCTTCTGGCCGAAGCAGATGTTGATAATGCCATCATTCATGTGGGTCCGCTGGAGCAGGGTGTTGCCGAACATGGCCCGTACGACGTGATCATGGTGCAGGGCGGTGTCGAGCAAATCCCCGAAGGTTTGCTGGATCAACTCAAGGAGCACGGCCGAATCGCGTGCTTGTTTGTCGACGGCAACTTGGGGACGGTGCGGATTGGTCGGAAGTCTGGCGGTCAGGTCAGCTGGCGCGACGCATTCAACGCCAGCGCGCCGGTCTTGGAGAGTTTTTCGGCTGAGTGTGCATTTTCGCTATAGTCCGCCGATAGATTTTTCTTCCGCCTTGATTAGTTGAAAACAAGGCCGCAAACTGCCTGCAGGGCAGTGTAATTTCGTTTTGAGAGGATTTCGGTATGCGTGGTTCAGCGACAGGCAGGCTGGTCAAGGCATTCGCAGTGACCGCAGGGCTTGCCATGAGCGTAATGCCAGGGCGTGCAGCGTGGGCTGATAACATAACAGACGCCTTCATCGGTGCGTATAATACAAGCGGTTTGCTGGAGCAGAACCGGGCACTTTTGCGGGCTGCGGATGAAGATGTGGCCATTGCGTTGTCGGCGTTGCGGCCGATCATCAACTGGACGGTGCAGGTTAGCCAGGATTATACCCGCAGTCGGACCAGCAATGTGGTCACAACCAATGAACCGTCGCGGTTTTTTACGGGTCTGACCCTGGGTCAGCTTCTGTATGACGGTGGGGCTTCGATTCTGGGCAAGCAATCTGCGCAGGAAACCGTGTTGTCGACGCGACAAACTCTGATCGACATCGAGCAACAGGTTCTGATCCGTGCGGCAAATGCCTATCTGGGCGTGTTGCTGCAGGAAGAAACCGTGGGGATCCGCCAAAACAACGTCGAGGTTTCGGCCGAAGAACTCAGAGCATCGAATGATCGCTTCGAGGTTGGCGAGGTCACACGCACGGACGTTGCTTTGTCCGAAGCGCAGTTGGCGAACTCGCAGGCGGATTTGGCGGTCGCGCGTGGTGAGCTGAGCATCGCGCAGGCAGAATATGTAAACGCGGTCGGGAAGGCACCGGGGCGTACAGCGGGACAGCCGAGTCTGCCCAACCTGCCGCGGTCCGAGGCTGAGGCCGTCAGTCTGGCGCAGCGCAACCATCCCGCGATTCTGTCAGCGCAGCATCAGGTGCGCGCTTTTGATCTGATCGTGCAACAGCAGCGGGCCAATCTTGGTCCGAATGTAAGCCTGAACGCTGACGCGGGTGTGACGGAAAGCTATGACAACGACGACTATATCAACGATGCGACTATCTCGCTGAACTTCAACCAGCCCATTTATGCAGGTGGTCGGTTGGCTGCGAATATACGTCGCGCAATGGCGACTCGGGATGCGTCACGCGCGAACCTGTTGAATGTCCAAAAAAACATCACGCAGGGCGTGACTGACCGTTATGCGGCGTTCCAGGCGGCCAGCGCCAGCCTCAGGGCATCGACTGAACGGGTTCGTGCCTCGCAAGTGGCGTTTGACGGGATTCGCGAAGAGGCAACACTGGGCGCGCGGACAACTTTGGATGTGCTGAACGCTCAGCAGGATTTGCTGGATGCGCAATTGGCCGAAGTTGCTTCACGCACTGAACGCTCGCGCGCGGCATACCAATTGTTGCAGGCTCAGGGTCTGCTGACGGCTGAACGTCTGGGTTTGGCTGTGCAGATTTACGATCCAACCTTGTATTACAACCTGGTCAAAAAGGCACCGGCACAGGTCAGCAAACAGAGCAAAGATCTGGATCGCGTCCTCAAAGCGTTGCGTCGGGACTGATCGGCCATACTATTTGTTGTGAGGTTGGGATTGTTTGGCTACACTCGATCCAAGGATAGAGCGGTAGAGAACAATGACTGATAACGTCGTAAAAGCAGGGATCGAAGACGTTCTGTCTTCGGTCAAACGTCTGGTAAGCGAAGACAACCGCGATAAATCCGTCTCGGATCAACAGCCTGTATCGAGAAAGCCGGGGCGGCTGGTTCTGACGGATGCTTTGCGTGTCAGCACGCCCAAGCAGACCAATGGGGTTCCCACCCAGACCGACTCAGACCTCAAGATGTCCGACTCGGCGAAACCCATGTTGCTGCGGGCCTGCGATATTGTGCAGGCCGGTAAGCCGGCCAACGCCGCAGAGGACGCGGCCGATGCGCCTAAACCTACTCAGTCTGCGGATGCCGCAACAAGCTTAAGCGCTAAGATCGAAGCGTTGGAAGCTGCCATTGCACAAACAGAAGATCAATGGGAACCGGATGGCGACAGCGAAGATGCTTACTCGGGCACACCGTCGCAGTCTTTGCCGTGGAACGTAGAAGCAGAATTTGCCGCAGCCGAGGCCGTCGGTTCCATTGACATTGAGCAAGCTGACGCGTCCGACGATGAGGGCGACGCACACGTTCAAGCTGAGTTCATCCGCGCGCCGAGGACCGAGACCGAGGTGATCGCAGAGCCTGCAGTCGATGACAGAAGTATCGACATGGATGAAGAGGATCTGCGCGCCCTGATCGCAGAAGTTGTCCGGCAAGAGCTGCAGGGCACGATGGGCGAGCGGATCACGCGGAATGTGCGCAAGATGGTCCGGCGCGAGATTGCACGTGCCCTAGCCGCAAAAGATCTGGAGTAACGCCTAGCTGCGCCTAGGGGGCTGGGAGAGGCTCAGCAGCAGATCAAGATTCATATGGCGTTCCAAATGATCTGCCAAGTCATCCAGAACCTGTTCGACGCCATCCTCATAAGCGACGTTCGAGGTCACGCCCAGCGTTGAAAGGTAACGCGCGCGGAACGTGTCAGACGAAAAGATACCGTGCAAATAGCTGCCCTTGATCCGTCCGTTGGCGCTGGCGGCACCTTCTGGTTTGCCTTCGACCTCCAGCCATGCACGGTCACAATCAGGTCCTTCAGTGTGTCCCATATGGATTTCATACCCGCTGACCGGATCGCGGTCGGGCAGGGCATGGGCCGAGCGTAAAATGACTTGCTTTTGTCCGCCCATCACAGTGTCGACATCCAGCAACCCCAAGCCTTCGACCTTGCCGGGTCTGCCGTCGACGCCATACGGGTCAGAAATGGTTCTTCCCAGCATTTGATAGCCGCCGCACAGGCCCAGAACGTGCCCGCCACGCCGCACGTGGCCGTAAAGGTCGATGTCCCAACCCTGCGCTCGAAAATAGGCCAGATCCCCGATGGTGGATTTGCTGCCCGGCAGCAGAACCAGATCGGCATCACCGGGCAGGGGGCGTCCGGCTGGGATGATCTCGACACTCACGTCTGGTTCAGCGGACAGCGGATCAAGGTCGTCAAAATTGGCCATCCGTTCCAGCTGAGGCACAACCACCTTGCACGTGCCGCCGGTATGAGAGCGAATGTCCATCATATCCTCAGCAGGCAGTTTCCACGCGTCATGGAACCAGGGCACGACACCCAAGCAGGGCCAACCAGTGCGGGCGGCGATGTCGTCACGCCCTTCCTCAAACAAAGACACGTCCCCTTTGAACCGGTTGACAGCAAAACCCCGGATCTGCGCCAGATCGCCACCGTCCAGCACAGCCTGTGTGCCAACGATCTGTGCGATCACGCCGCCACGATGAATATCACCGACCAGAACCACGGGAATACCTGCGGCGCAGGCAAAACCCATATTGGCGATGTCACCCTTGCGTAGATTGGTCTCAGCCGGGCTGCCCGCACCTTCGATCAGCACCAGATCCGCATCCGCACAAAGCCGGTCAAAGCTTTCCAGCGCGGCCCCCAGCAGCTTGGACTTATCCTTACGGTAGTCCCCGGCCTTCATCGTACCCGCGCGCTGCCCTTGAACGATGATCTGAGCACCGGTGTCCGTCTCGGGCTTCAGCAGAATGGGGTTCATATCTGTGTGGGTCGCCCGCTTCGCTGCACGGGCCTGAAGCGCCTGCGCGCGGCCAATCTCGCCCCCGTTTTCGGTGACGGCCGCATTGTTTGACATGTTTTGTGGCTTGAACGGAGCAACCCGCATACCCCGGCGCGTAAAGGCGCGCGCAAGCCCGGCCACAAGAACCGATTTTCCGACATTGCTGCCAGTGCCTTGAATCATGATGGCGCGAACCATGGGTTGTCTCCTATATGTCGAGGCGCAGATGACTTGATTTGAGCCGGAAGGGAAAGACCTGGATGAACACACCAGCGCATCTTTTGATCGGGGCCGCCGCTTTTGCCCGACCGCCGCAGGGCCGTATCTTGTTGGCTGCAATGCTGGGGGCAGTGCTGCCGGATTTGTCCCTGTATCTCATGGTGGGAGTGTCGTTGTTTGTATTGGGCATACCGGAACAAGTGGTCTTCGGGCAACTGTACTATTCGCGGGCCTGGCAAACCGTCTTTGCGATCGACAACTCCTTTATCCTTTGGGGGATTGCACAGTTGCTGGCAGTTTGGCGTGGCTGGCACGCCGTGGCTGTCGGAGCAGCGGCAGGTTTGTTGCACCTAGCGACAGATTTTGTGCTGCATGCGGGCGACGGGAGACCTCAATTCTGGCCTTTGAGCGATTGGGTGTTTCACAGCCCGGTCAGCTATTGGGACAGCAGCCATCACGCATTATGGGTGGCTCCGGTTTCTGCCGCAGTTTGTCTTGCTGCGTATGTCGCACTGTGGCAGCGCGGTCTGTCTGTCTGGGGCAAGTCCATGTTTGGCGTCATGCTGCTGGCCGAAGTTTGGGTGGCACGGCAGTGGTTGTTGTTTTTCTAGCCTTTTGGACATCGCGGCAGAGCATAGAAAAACGCGCTCTGGCGGACAGAGCGCGTTTTTTCTGTTCGAACTCGCTTAAGTTCAGGCGGCTTCTGCGTGCTGAGCGGCGTTGCGGCGCTCGCTTTCTTCACGGGACAGTGCGACCGAGGTCCGTACACCGCGACCAACGAACTCCATCAGTCCGCTGACAACCCGCTCGTTCGGGTCAATACCCGCGCAGGACAGAACTTCACGCCCATCGCGCGAACGTGCCCAGCGGGCGATTTGTTCGGGGCCATTGCCGTATTTCTTGTCATCGGCGATAGCGTCATCGAGTGCAGCCAACACAACGGCCGCGAAAAGTTTGCGCGCACGATTGCCTTGCTCGTTGTTAAAGGCAGTGCCGTCAACGAAATCTCTCATCTCGTCTTCCTTGTTGTTCTTGCTCTTGCATTTTCGGCGTGAGGGTCCTTATGACCTATTAGGTGCGATTCGGATACAGCTAAAATGCATAGTTGCGTTGCGTCACTTGCATGGCTTGCTGCAAGTGCAGCACTAGGTGTCGTTGTCTTGTCAGGTGTGATCCCGCCAGATATAGGGACCGCAACTGATGCATCAACCGTTTGTGAAGGATTTATGTAATGCCCAAGATAAATGGGAACGAAATTCGCCCCGGCAATGTGCTTGAGCATAACGACGGCCTGTGGGCAGCGGTCAAGGTTGACCACGTAAAACCGGGCAAGGGTGGGGCGTTTGCTCAGGTCGAACTGCGCAACCTGCGCAATGGCTCAAAACTCAACGAGCGCTTCCGGTCTGCGGACAAGGTCGAGCGTGTTCGCCTTGAGCAGAAAGATCAGCAATTCCTGTACGAATCCGATGGGATGTTGGTGTTCATGGATGCAGAAACCTACGAACAGATTGAATTGCCGGCAGATTTGCTGGGCGAACGTCGCCCGTTCCTTCAGGATGGCATGACCATTGTCGTTGAATTCTACGAAAGCGAGGCGCTGAACGCGACGCTGCCGCAGAAAGTGACCTGCCAAATTGTCGAGACCGAGCCGGTCGTCAAAGGCCAGACCGCTGCAAACTCGTTCAAGCCTGCGGTGCTGGACAATGGCGTGAAAGTCATGGTGCCTCCTTTCATCGGTCAGGACGAAATGATCGTCGTGAACACCGAAACGATGGAATATTCCGAACGTGCGTGACGTTCCGTCACTTTGTGAAAGAGACCGCGCAGGCACCCGCCGCGCGGTTTTTTTACGCGTTAGGGCGGTAACGATACCGTGTTGGGTCGGGGCCAAACAGTTCCAGCATTAGTTCATACTTGATGCGATTGGCGCTGACCTGGCGATAAAAAGCGATCAGAAATGCGGTCGGCCCCTGAATTCGGCTAAGGCCACTGGTGGCGGCCACAACGGTGCCCACATCCGTTTTCCCCTGTAACACCAGATAACCGCCCAGCATCAGAATACCGACGGTACCGGCCCCATTGATCACGCTCAGCAGGAATTTGGCCGACAGTTTCCACAGGAACATACGTCGCCGTGTGTGATAAATTTCGTCAAACATGGTGTTGATGTCCCGCTCGACCGCTTCGATATCCTCGGTCGTCAGCCGGTCTGTGGCGCCGCGCAGGATGCGGACGCGCTCTGCCACGAAAGTGTTCACTTTGCGTTGTGACACCAGAACGATAATGATCTGCGGCACAATCATCGAGAAGGCGATCAGCCCGAGCCCGGGTTGCGTGGATGAAATATAGCCGATCACGCTGATCAACGTTCCAATCTGAACCACCGGATCCGAGAAAGCGCCGCCCGCAAACTTTCCCAACTCTTCAGCCTCGGCGGAAATGGCCGTGGTCATGGTGCCTTTGCGCAGGTCCGCGCCCGTTTCCTTCAGATCGGTTGAACGCCATAGCAGGCGCTGCCGGATCAGTCGGATCATGTCTTCACCCAAAGTGCCAGCCCGGTATCCAAGGATCCATTTCAGCCCAAGGCTCAGCAGGATAACGGCCATCATACCAATACCCAATTGGATCAGCTTTTCAGTGCCGACATCATCTGCCGTCAGGTGGTTGAC
The genomic region above belongs to Ruegeria sp. HKCCD4315 and contains:
- a CDS encoding tyrosine-type recombinase/integrase — protein: MRVRDALERYKTDHLDGLKNGRERYLQLARCLRKYQSKQVSELSNADLTDSVKRWSGGTRNRYRAAITHFFTYCRSHDWTVLHPTILPGKEQPRDVVLSLDQLRALYNAAPYQGQEWSQFLQLLILTGQRPSDLMRFCPSRAQGMDMYLPTSKNGTSHIVPLADRAFVLGVMTPNRFAHFKTTAHVKKRWFQSAYVPTTQFRIQDIRRSFATHLAEDGQDENDIDRILNHQAASTARGVQRTYNRARRLTQRRAIMHRWEDLLFQDR
- a CDS encoding protein-L-isoaspartate O-methyltransferase: MTDFATRRRTMVDTQVRPSDVTKFPIIEAMLSVPRENFVPDAQREAAYVDGLIDMGEGRAMIEPRTLAKMLDALNISNDEMVLDIAPAMGYSMAVAARMAQLVVGVESNEALAAEAQSLLAEADVDNAIIHVGPLEQGVAEHGPYDVIMVQGGVEQIPEGLLDQLKEHGRIACLFVDGNLGTVRIGRKSGGQVSWRDAFNASAPVLESFSAECAFSL
- a CDS encoding TolC family outer membrane protein codes for the protein MRGSATGRLVKAFAVTAGLAMSVMPGRAAWADNITDAFIGAYNTSGLLEQNRALLRAADEDVAIALSALRPIINWTVQVSQDYTRSRTSNVVTTNEPSRFFTGLTLGQLLYDGGASILGKQSAQETVLSTRQTLIDIEQQVLIRAANAYLGVLLQEETVGIRQNNVEVSAEELRASNDRFEVGEVTRTDVALSEAQLANSQADLAVARGELSIAQAEYVNAVGKAPGRTAGQPSLPNLPRSEAEAVSLAQRNHPAILSAQHQVRAFDLIVQQQRANLGPNVSLNADAGVTESYDNDDYINDATISLNFNQPIYAGGRLAANIRRAMATRDASRANLLNVQKNITQGVTDRYAAFQAASASLRASTERVRASQVAFDGIREEATLGARTTLDVLNAQQDLLDAQLAEVASRTERSRAAYQLLQAQGLLTAERLGLAVQIYDPTLYYNLVKKAPAQVSKQSKDLDRVLKALRRD
- a CDS encoding cobyric acid synthase codes for the protein MVRAIMIQGTGSNVGKSVLVAGLARAFTRRGMRVAPFKPQNMSNNAAVTENGGEIGRAQALQARAAKRATHTDMNPILLKPETDTGAQIIVQGQRAGTMKAGDYRKDKSKLLGAALESFDRLCADADLVLIEGAGSPAETNLRKGDIANMGFACAAGIPVVLVGDIHRGGVIAQIVGTQAVLDGGDLAQIRGFAVNRFKGDVSLFEEGRDDIAARTGWPCLGVVPWFHDAWKLPAEDMMDIRSHTGGTCKVVVPQLERMANFDDLDPLSAEPDVSVEIIPAGRPLPGDADLVLLPGSKSTIGDLAYFRAQGWDIDLYGHVRRGGHVLGLCGGYQMLGRTISDPYGVDGRPGKVEGLGLLDVDTVMGGQKQVILRSAHALPDRDPVSGYEIHMGHTEGPDCDRAWLEVEGKPEGAASANGRIKGSYLHGIFSSDTFRARYLSTLGVTSNVAYEDGVEQVLDDLADHLERHMNLDLLLSLSQPPRRS
- a CDS encoding cobalamin biosynthesis protein CobQ is translated as MNTPAHLLIGAAAFARPPQGRILLAAMLGAVLPDLSLYLMVGVSLFVLGIPEQVVFGQLYYSRAWQTVFAIDNSFILWGIAQLLAVWRGWHAVAVGAAAGLLHLATDFVLHAGDGRPQFWPLSDWVFHSPVSYWDSSHHALWVAPVSAAVCLAAYVALWQRGLSVWGKSMFGVMLLAEVWVARQWLLFF
- a CDS encoding DUF6280 family protein produces the protein MRDFVDGTAFNNEQGNRARKLFAAVVLAALDDAIADDKKYGNGPEQIARWARSRDGREVLSCAGIDPNERVVSGLMEFVGRGVRTSVALSREESERRNAAQHAEAA
- the efp gene encoding elongation factor P, whose protein sequence is MPKINGNEIRPGNVLEHNDGLWAAVKVDHVKPGKGGAFAQVELRNLRNGSKLNERFRSADKVERVRLEQKDQQFLYESDGMLVFMDAETYEQIELPADLLGERRPFLQDGMTIVVEFYESEALNATLPQKVTCQIVETEPVVKGQTAANSFKPAVLDNGVKVMVPPFIGQDEMIVVNTETMEYSERA
- a CDS encoding ABC transporter transmembrane domain-containing protein; amino-acid sequence: MFRLYSAIWRASAGRQIILIVLSIAIAALAAVPLEFQRDIVNHLTADDVGTEKLIQLGIGMMAVILLSLGLKWILGYRAGTLGEDMIRLIRQRLLWRSTDLKETGADLRKGTMTTAISAEAEELGKFAGGAFSDPVVQIGTLISVIGYISSTQPGLGLIAFSMIVPQIIIVLVSQRKVNTFVAERVRILRGATDRLTTEDIEAVERDINTMFDEIYHTRRRMFLWKLSAKFLLSVINGAGTVGILMLGGYLVLQGKTDVGTVVAATSGLSRIQGPTAFLIAFYRQVSANRIKYELMLELFGPDPTRYRYRPNA